In a genomic window of Sus scrofa isolate TJ Tabasco breed Duroc chromosome 4, Sscrofa11.1, whole genome shotgun sequence:
- the LOC100626599 gene encoding olfactory receptor 10R2: MANSSCVTEFFLLGFSSLGDLQLVLFVIFLCLYLIILSGNITIISVIRLDHSLHTPMYFFLSVLSTSEIFYTIVILPKMLVNLLSVLRTLSFVSCASQMYFFLGFAVTNCLLLGVMGYDRYAAICQPLHYPILMSWRVCGQLAATCIVNGFLISLVGTTLVFSLPFCGSNKVNHYFCDISPVIHLASAETYINQLVIFICGILVLVVPLTCICISYGFIVSTILKIPSTEGKQKAFSTCASHLIVVIVHYGCASFVYLRPSAKYTTGKDRLVTVTYTIITPLLNPMVYSLRNKDVQLAIRKMIGKTGFSVKTL, from the coding sequence ATGGCCAATTCCTCCTGTGTTACTGAGTTCTTCCTGTTGGGTTTCTCCAGCCTTGGGGACCTGCAGCTGGTCCTCTTTgtcatctttctctgcctctatttGATCATCCTGAGTGGAAACATCACCATCATCTCAGTCATCCGCTTGGATCACagcctccacacacccatgtacttctttctgtctgtcctttCTACTTCTGAGATCTTCTACACAATTGTTATCCTGCCCAAGATGCTTGTCAATCTGCTCTCTGTACTCAGGACCCTCTCCTTTGTGAGCTGTGCTTCCCAGATGTACTTCTTCCTTGGTTTTGCTGTCACCAATTGTCTGCTTCTGGGAGTGATGGGTTATGATCGCTATGCTGCCATCTGTCAACCTCTGCACTACCCCATTCTCATGAGCTGGAGGGTGTGTGGGCAACTGGCTGCAACTTGTATTGTTAATGGTTTCCTAATATCTCTGGTGGGCACAACTTTAGTCTTTAGCCTCCCTTTCTGTGGTTCCAACAAGGTCAACCATTACTTTTGTGATATTTCACCAGTCATCCACCTAGCCTCTGCTGAAACCTACATTAATCAACTGGTCATCTTCATCTGTGGCATCTTGGTGCTTGTTGTGCCCTTGACCTGCATCTGCATCTCTTATGGATTTATTGTCTCTACTATCCTGAAGATCCCATCAACCGAAGGCAAGCAAAAAGCATTCTCGACCTGTGCCTCTCATCTCATTGTGGTCATCGTCCATTATGGCTGTGCTTCCTTTGTCTACCTGAGACCCTCAGCCAAATATACAACAGGCAAAGACAGGCTGGTGACAGTGACTTATACCATCATCACCCCCCTGTTAAACCCTATGGTGTACAGCCTCAGGAACAAAGATGTGCAGCTGGCCATTCGGAAAATGATTGGGAAGACTGGATTTTCTGTTAAgactttataa